One Maylandia zebra isolate NMK-2024a unplaced genomic scaffold, Mzebra_GT3a scaffold02, whole genome shotgun sequence DNA window includes the following coding sequences:
- the LOC143415705 gene encoding prostasin-like, with product MALQQFVCCFTVVIIFFCKGCHSQQPTCGRSAVNSSSITGVRDAAPGSWPWFAAVNTYSIGSLITDQWVLTAASSVPTDYSSMVVLLGSNSPLDPDPNKVRLNVINATCHPGFNSSTRENNICLLKLSAPVNFTDYIQPICLASENSTFNNETSSWAIGFGDIEAFRYNLQEEKYQ from the exons ATGGCTCTCCAACAGTTTGTGTGCTGCTTCACTGTGGTgatcattttcttctgcaaaG GTTGTCACTCACAGCAGCCCA CATGTGGCAGAAGTGCTGtgaacagcagcagcatcacaGGAGTTCGTGACGCTGCACCAGGAAGTTGGCCCTGGTTCGCTGCTGTAAACACTTATTCTATAGGGTCTCTGATCACCGACCAGTGGGTGCTGACAGCTGCATCCTCCGTACCAAC GGATTACAGTAGCATGGTGGTCTTGCTGGGCAGCAACAGCCCGTTAGATCCAGACCCAAATAAAGTGAGGCTGAACGTGATAAACGCCACCTGCCATCCTGGATTCAACTCGTCGACTCGTGAGAACAACATTTGTCTTCTGAAGCTGTCGGCTCCTGTGAATTTCACAGACTACATTCAGCCGATCTGCTTGGCCTCAGAAAACAGCACTTTCAACAACGAGACCAGCAGCTGGGCCATCGGCTTTGGTGACATTG AGGCATTCAGGTATAACCTGCAGGAGGAAAAGTATCAGTAG